One genomic segment of Hordeum vulgare subsp. vulgare chromosome 2H, MorexV3_pseudomolecules_assembly, whole genome shotgun sequence includes these proteins:
- the LOC123429563 gene encoding hydroquinone glucosyltransferase-like, translated as MESFANTAGSASAPPKERPRPHVVLLPSPGAGHLIPMAELARRLVELHGFAATIVTFTNLSGPGDAHQLPPCLHASVAVAALPAVQMDDLPANVHDGRVLAELVRRSLPNIRALLRSINCTTLLAAVVPDFLCSMALPVTAELGVPGYLFFPSNLAMVALTRHIVELHEGAAPGDYRDVAVPLELPGGVSLCSADIPDAFRGSFANPRYAKLVELVRSYRLADGMLVNTFYDMEPATAEAFERLAAEQAAGASAFSYPPVFPVGPFVRPTDPDEAAAGASTPCLEWLDRQPVGSVVYVAFGSGGALSVEQTAELAAGLEASGQRFLWVVRMPSTDGGSDEDDPLAWLPEGFLERTRGRGLAVAAWAPQVRVLSHPATAVFVSHCGWNSTLESVGCGVPMLAWPLYAEQRMNAVILEEKLGVALRVAPAVGGLVTRHEIAKAVKEVVEGDQKLRRRAEDLQKAAARAWSPEGPSRRALEEVAVKWKAALGRESNT; from the coding sequence ATGGAGTCTTTTGCCAACACTGCTGGCTCCGCCTCCGCGCCACCCAAAGAGCGGCCGCGGCCGCACGTCGTGCTTCTCCCCAGCCCCGGCGCCGGCCACCTCATTCCAATGGCCGAGCTGGCGCggcgcctcgtggagctccatggCTTCGCGGCCACAATCGTCACCTTCACCAACCTCTCCGGCCCAGGAGACGCACATCAGCTTCCCCCGTGCCTCCACGCctctgtcgccgttgccgcgctccCCGCCGTCCAGATGGACGACCTCCCCGCCAACGTCCACGACGGCAGAGTCCTCGCGGAGCTCGTCCGCCGCTCCCTCCCCAACATCCGCGCCCTCCTTCGCTCCATCAACTGCACCACCTTGCTCGCCGCGGTCGTGCCGGACTTCCTCTGCTCCATGGCGCTGCCCGTCACTGCCGAGCTCGGCGTCCCCGGATACCTCTTCTTCCCCAGCAACCTGGCCATGGTCGCCCTCACGCGCCACATCGTCGAGCTCCACGAGGGCGCCGCTCCCGGCGACTACCGCGACGTCGCGGTGCCTCTCGAGCTTCCCGGCGGCGTGTCGCTCTGCAGCGCCGACATCCCGGACGCGTTCCGCGGCAGTTTCGCGAACCCGCGTTACGCGAAGCTTGTCGAGCTGGTCCGGAGCTATCGCCTCGCCGATGGCATGCTGGTGAACACGTTCTACGACATGGAACCTGCCACCGCGGAGGCGTTCGAGCGGCTGGCGGCGGAGCAAGCCGCTGGCGCGTCAGCGTTTTCGTACCCGCCGGTGTTCCCGGTGGGGCCGTTCGTCCGGCCGACAGATCCCGACGAGGCCGCTGCCGGCGCGTCGACGCCATGCTTGGAGTGGCTCGATCGTCAGCCGGTCGGTTCTGTGGTGTACGTCGCCTTCGGGAGCGGCGGAGCACTTTCTGTGGAGCAGACGGCCGAGCTCGCGGCCGGGCTGGAGGCGAGCGGCCAAAGGTTCCTCTGGGTCGTGCGGATGCCAAGCACCGACGGCGGCTCCGACGAGGACGATCCATTGGCGTGGCTCCCTGAGGGCTTCTTGGAGAGGACGAGGGGCAGGGGCTTGGCCGTGGCGGCGTGGGCGCCTCAGGTGCGCGTGCTGTCCCACCCCGCGACCGCCGTCTTCGTGTCGCACTGCGGGTGGAACTCGACGCTGGAGAGCGTGGGGTGCGGCGTGCCCATGCTCGCGTGGCCGCTGTACGCAGAGCAGAGGATGAACGCCGTTATTCTGGAAGAGAAGCTTGGGGTGGCACTGCGAGTGGCGCCGGCGGTCGGGGGCTTGGTGACCCGCCACGAGATCGCCAAAGCTGTGAAGGAGGTCGTGGAGGGCGACCAGAAGCTGCGGCGCCGGGCCGAGGACCTGCAGAAAGCGGCAGCACGTGCGTGGTCACCGGAGGGACCGTCGCGCCGTGCGCTCGAGGAGGTCGCCGTCAAGTGGAAGGCGGCGCTTGGTAGAGAAAGCAACACATGA
- the LOC123425006 gene encoding tRNA ligase 1 — translation MSLSLSLSHSPRRFLPLLLPAPPFAMPPRRDHGKQTQQRWKPKAAPAPAPAPAPAPSSAAVERMSLETRAAGAAQAWVPRGYATSASSSSSSVVTAEQGGASDKLSRLIKGAAEFSVDNNTFAEAQIRATFYPKFENEKSDQETRTRMIEIVSQGLATIEVTLKHSGSLFMYAGHRGGAYAKNSFGNIFTAVGVFVLGRLFREAWGSKAPKMQSEFNDFLEKNRICISMELVTAVLGDHGQRPKDDYAVVTAVTELGHGKPQFYSTPELISFCRKWRLPTNHIWLFSTRKSATSFFAAYDALCEEGTATPVCKALDEIADISVPGSKDHVMVQGEILEGLVARIVNRESSVQMEEVLRNLPKPSLDGGDSDLGPSLREICAANRSDEKQQIKALIENVGSSMCPDHCDWFGNSGLEAQSRNADKSVVTHFLQAHPTDYATKKLQEMIGLMKRKNFHASFKCSWNYQKVDSLSNDNLCYKMVIHVYSDSVFRRYQQEMRKNQELWPLYRGFFVDVNLFKANNKKAAELAKDSNTLLKNINGALDSSLSSKDGLAVEDSNLMVKLKFLTYKIRTFLIRNGLSTLFKDGPSAYRTYYLRQMKIWGTSASKQKELTKMLDEWAVYIRRKYENKQLLSSTYLSEAEPFLEQYAKRSPANQALIGAAGDLVQTENFLAILDAQRDEEGDLQPERGTAPSSPTSTSLDVVSKTEGLIVFFPGIPGCAKSALCEQILSTPGGLGDNRPLHSLMGDRTKGRYWQKVADERKKKPFRITLADKNAPNEEVWRQIEDMCGTTKAAAVPVIPDSEGTDSNPFSLEALAVFMFRVLQRVNHPGNLDKASPNAGYILLMFYNLYDGKCRREFESELYERFGSLVKMPLLKPERAPLPGDVKTILNEGMSLFRLHQSRHGRAEPSKGSYAQEWAQWEKRLRVVLSRNANYLTSIQVPFDAAVKEVLEQLKAVAKGDIKTPDTEKRRFGNIVFAAVTVPQADILSLLRKLGESDGDVNNFLNGIKVEDNLNKAHVTLAHKRAHGVAAVASYGVYQNQEVPVSFNAFLYADKMAALEAQLGEVNGEKIDSKNDWPHVTLWTAPGVAPKEANKLPQLFSSGQAKRVLIDPPITISGVLDFY, via the exons AtgtcgctctccctctctctctcccacagcCCCAGGcggttcctccccctcctcctccccgccccgcccttcgcaatgccTCCTCGCCGCGACCAC GGCAAGCAGACGCAGCAGAGATGGAAGCCAAAGGCCGCCCCCGCCCCTgcacccgcccccgcccccgccccctcgTCCGCGGCCGTCGAGAGGATGTCCCTAGAGACGAGAGCGGCGGGGGCGGCGCAGGCGTGGGTGCCCAGGGGCTACGCGACATCGgcttcctcgtcctcgtcctccgtcGTCACCGCCGAGCAGGGCGGCGCCAGCGACAAGCTCTCCAGGCTGATCAAGGGGGCCGCGGAGTTCTCGGTGGACAACAACACCTTCGCCGAGGCGCAGATCAGGGCCACCTTCTACCCCAAGTTCGAGAACGAGAAATCTGATCAGGAG ACAAGAACTCGGATGATTGAGATTGTATCGCAGGGATTAGCTACCATTGAG GTTACGCTCAAACATTCAGGATCCCTATTCATGTATGCGGGTCACCGAGGTGGTGCATATGCCAAGAACAGCTTTGGAAATAT CTTCACTGCTGTGGGCGTCTTTGTCCTGGGTCGTTTGTTTCGTGAAGCTTGGGGCAGCAAAGCTCCTAAAATGCAATCGGAATTCAATGATTTTCTTGAG AAAAACCGAATATGCATTTCGATGGAACTTGTCACAGCTGTATTAGGAGATCATGGGCAAAGGCCGAAGGATGATTATG CTGTAGTTACAGCTGTGACAGAATTGGGCCATGGCAAGCCTCAATTCTATTCTACCCCAGAGTTGATTTCATTTTGTCGGAAATGGCGCCTACCAACAAACCATATCTGGCTATTTTCCACGAG GAAATCCGCCACTTCGTTCTTTGCTGCCTACGACGCTTTGTGTGAAGAGGGTACTGCCACACCTGTATGCAAAGCCCTTGATGAAATAGCTGATATATCTGTGCCAG GGTCAAAGGATCATGTAATGGTGCAGGGTGAGATTCTTGAAGGTCTGGTTGCCCGTATTGTCAATCGTGAAAGTTCagttcagatggaagaagtttTGAGGAACTTACCAAAACCTTCGCTAGATGGAG GCGACTCTGATTTAGGACCAAGTTTACGAGAAATATGTGCTGCTAATAGGTCAGATGAGAAGCAG CAAATTAAAGCACTTATTGAAAACGTTGGATCTTCAATGTGTCCGGACCACTGTGATTGGTTTGGAAACAGTGGTCTCGAGGCTCAGTCTCGAAATGCTGATAAATCAGTTGTCACTCATTTTTTGCAAGCACATCCGACGGACTATGCAACTAAGAAATTACAG GAGATGATTGGTCTGATGAAGCGGAAAAATTTCCATGCATCTTTCAAATGTTCCTGGAATTATCAAAAGGTTGATTCTCTTTCAAATGATAACTTGTGTTACAAGATGGTTATTCATGTGTACAGTGATTCTGTTTTTAGACGCTATCAGCAAGAGATGAG GAAAAATCAAGAGTTGTGGCCACTGTACAGAG GTTTCTTCGTTGATGTAAACCTGTTCAAGGCGAATAATAAGAAGGCTGCTGAACTTGCCAAAGACAGTAACACTTTACTGAAAAATATCAATGGTGCTTTGGATTCAAGTTTGTCAAGTAAGGATGGTCTGGCAGTTGAGGATTCAAATTTGATGGTTAAACTAAAATTCCTGACCTATAAG ATAAGAACATTTTTAATTCGAAATGGCCTATCCACCCTCTTCAAAGATGGCCCATCTGCGTATAGAACTTATTACCTGAG GCAAATGAAGATTTGGGGAACATCAGCAAGTAAGCAGAAAGAGCTTACCAAAATGTTGGATGAATG GGCTGTATACATCAGAAGAAAGTATGAAAACAAGCAGCTGCTATCCTCAACATATCTTAGCGAAGCAGAACCTTTCCTTGAACAATATGCTAAGCGTAGTCCTGCAAACCAGGCTTTGATAGGGGCTGCTGGTGATTTGGTTCAAACAGAAAATTTCTTGGCCATACTTGATGCACAGAGAGATGAAGAGGGTGACCTTCAGCCAGAACGTGGGACAGCTCCTTCTAGTCCTACATCGACATCCCTGGATGTTGTTTCGAAAACTGAGGGCCTTATTGTCTTCTTTCCTG GTATACCTGGTTGTGCGAAGTCTGCTTTATGTGAGCAAATATTAAGCACACCCGGTGGGCTTGGTGATAATCGTCCTCTTCACAGTTTGATGGGAGATCGTACTAAAG GAAGATACTGGCAAAAGGTTGCTGATGAGCGAAAAAAGAAACCATTTAGAATAACCCTCGCTGACAAAAATGCACCAAATGAGGAAGTCTGGCGGCAG ATTGAGGATATGTGTGGGACGACAAAGGCTGCTGCTGTTCCTGTTATTCCTGATTCTGAAG GCACCGATTCAAATCCATTCTCTCTTGAAGCTCTTGCGGTTTTCATGTTTCGTGTACTCCAGCGGGTCAATCATCCG GGAAATCTGGACAAAGCATCACCAAATGCTGGCTATATTTTGCTAATGTTTTACAACCTCTATGATGGCAAG TGTCGAAGAGAATTTGAAAGTGAATTGTATGAGCGTTTTGGCTCTTTGGTTAAGATGCCTCTCCTGAAGCCAGAGAG AGCTCCATTGCCTGGTGATGTCAAAACTATCTTAAACGAGGGAATGAGCTTATTCAGACTGCATCAAAGCAGGCATGGGAG AGCGGAGCCATCAAAAGGTTCATATGCTCAAGAATGGGCTCAGTGGGAGAAAAGACTACGTGTGGTCTTGTCAAGGAATGCTAATTATCTAACCTCCATTCAG GTTCCATTTGATGCTGCGGTGAAAGAAGTACTGGAGCAGTTAAAGGCTGTTGCAAAAGGTGATATCAAAACTCCTGATACTGAAAAGCGAAGGTTTGGGAATATCGTTTTTGCTGCAGTTACAGTACCCCAGGCAGATATATTGAGCCTTCTCCGAAAG TTGGGCGAGAGTGATGGCGATGTAAACAATTTTCTCAACGGCATAAAAGTGGAGGACAACCTAAACAAGGCTCATGTTACCCTTGCCCACAAAAGAGCCCATGGTGTAGCTGCAGTTGCTAGCTATGGAGTCTACCAGAACCAGGAAGTCCCTGTGTCGTTCAACGCCTTCCTCTACGCTGATAAGATGGCTGCTCTTGAGGCACAACTTGGAGAGGTAAATGGCGAGAAGATCGATTCCAAAAATGATTGGCCACATGTTACTCTTTGGACAGCCCCTGGTGTTGCACCAAAGGAAGCAAACAAGCTGCCGCAGCTGTTTTCATCAGGACAAGCGAAACGTGTACTGATCGACCCTCCCATCACCATCTCAGGAGTGCTGGACTTCTACTGA